One part of the Podarcis muralis chromosome 3, rPodMur119.hap1.1, whole genome shotgun sequence genome encodes these proteins:
- the EEF1A1 gene encoding elongation factor 1-alpha 1: MGKEKTHINIVVIGHVDSGKSTTTGHLIYKCGGIDKRTIEKFEKEAAEMGKGSFKYAWVLDKLKAERERGITIDISLWKFETSKYYVTIIDAPGHRDFIKNMITGTSQADCAVLIVAAGVGEFEAGISKNGQTREHALLAYTLGVKQLIVGVNKMDSTEPPYSQKRYEEIVKEVSTYIKKIGYNPDTVAFVPISGWNGDNMLEPSSNMPWFKGWKVTRKDGNASGTTLLEALDSILPPTRPTDKPLRLPLQDVYKIGGIGTVPVGRVETGILKPGMVVTFAPVNVTTEVKSVEMHHEALSEALPGDNVGFNVKNVSVKDVRRGNVAGDSKNDPPMEAAGFTAQVIILNHPGQISAGYAPVLDCHTAHIACKFAELKEKIDRRSGKKLEDGPKFLKSGDAAIVDMIPGKPMCVESFSDYPPLGRFAVRDMRQTVAVGVIKAVDKKAAGAGKVTKSAQKAQKAK; the protein is encoded by the exons atgggaaaggaaaagaCCCACATCAACATCGTTGTCATCGGACATGTCGACTCTGGCAAGTCCACCACCACCGGTCACCTGATTTACAAATGTGGTGGAATTGATAAGAGGACCATTGAGAAGTTTGAGAAGGAAGCTGCTGAG ATGGGTAAGGGCTCCTTCAAGTATGCCTGGGTGTTGGACAAGCTGAAGGCAGAACGTGAACGTGGTATCACCATTGATATTTCTCTTTGGAAGTTTGAAACAAGCAAATACTACGTCACTATCATTGATGCCCCTGGACACAGAGACTTCATCAAAAACATGATTACTGGTACCTCCCAG GCTGACTGTGCTGTCCTGATTGTTGCGGCTGGTGTTGGTGAATTTGAAGCAGGTATCTCCAAGAACGGGCAGACCCGTGAGCATGCCCTTCTGGCATATACACTGGGTGTAAAACAGCTCATCGTTGGTGTTAACAAAATGGATTCCACCGAGCCACCTTACAGCCAGAAGAGATACGAGGAAATTGTCAAAGAAGTCAGCACATACATCAAGAAAATTGGTTACAATCCTGATACAGTGGCTTTTGTGCCAATTTCTGGCTGGAATGGAGACAACATGTTGGAGCCCAGCTCTAAT ATGCCCTGGTTTAAGGGATGGAAAGTGACCCGTAAGGATGGCAATGCTAGCGGAACTACACTGCTGGAAGCTCTGGATTCTATCTTGCCACCAACTCGTCCAACTGACAAACCACTGCGTCTGCCACTTCAGGATGTCTACAAAATTGGTG GGATTGGTACCGTTCCAGTTGGTCGTGTGGAAACTGGTATCCTGAAACCAGGCATGGTTGTAACATTTGCCCCAGTTAATGTTACAACTGAAGTAAAATCTGTGGAGATGCACCATGAAGCTCTGAGTGAAGCTCTGCCTGGTGACAATGTTGGTTTCAACGTAAAGAACGTGTCTGTTAAAGATGTCCGTCGTGGTAATGTTGCTGGCGACAGCAAAAATGATCCACCAATGGAAGCTGCTGGGTTCACAGCACAG GTTATCATTTTGAATCATCCTGGCCAAATTAGTGCTGGCTATGCCCCTGTGCTGGATTGCCACACTGCTCATATTGCCTGCAAGTTTGCTGAGCTGAAGGAGAAGATTGATCGTCGTTCTGGTAAGAAGCTGGAAGATGGTCCCAAATTCCTGAAATCTGGAGATGCTGCCATCGTTGACATGATTCCAGGGAAGCCCATGTGTGTGGAGAGCTTCTCTGACTACCCTCCTCTGG GTCGCTTTGCTGTGCGTGATATGAGACAGACCGTTGCTGTTGGTGTCATCAAGGCGGTCGACAAGAAAGCAGCTGGTGCTGGCAAGGTCACAAAGTCTGCCCAGAAAGCTCAGAAGGCTAAATGA